The following is a genomic window from Takifugu rubripes chromosome 13, fTakRub1.2, whole genome shotgun sequence.
AAGGCCCGACAGCTCAACAACACCAAGCCTTTGTCTTTTACAGGTAGGCATTCATTAACCTGTCAGGCACGCAAGTGCACAACTAATCTTCCTTACTAAATCCTAAATCCTTACTCCAAAATTCCTGCTAACTCTGCTGCAGTTGGAACGACGTCTCCATTCCACGGATCTGGTTCCAACAGCATGTCGTCCATGTTGaagggtcagcagcagccatACTCAGCCCCACATAATCCTCTGGATTCCACTGCTCCGCGCGtcaagagagggaaggagagagagatccCCAAAGTGAAACGGCCAACAGCCCTCAAGAAGGTTCATGATGGAAGATGATATATCCGCTCCATTGGGGAACACCTAAATTGATGAATCCCTGTGTTTTTTCATAGATTATCTTAAAGGAacgtgaggggaaaaaaggtaaAACAAGTGTGGACTCAGAGTCTTCGGGCCAGGAGGAGAACAGGGAAGAATGTCTGCATTTTACAGATGATCTGACACAAGAACCCACTTCACAAGATGGTGAGGCTGTTTTATGGCTGAGTGAAATCACATTTATTTGACCCATGAGGGAATCtttagtttttttaaattcttcccTTTCACTCCCAGAAAATGGCCTGAGTGTGCCGAGCGATAcgtccctctccccagccagtCAGAACTCTCCCTACAGCATCACCCCGGTATCTCAGGGTTCTCCGGCCAGCTCTGGCATCGGGAGTCCTATGGCTTCAAACGCCATCACCAAGATCCACAGTCGTCGCTTCAGAGAGTGAGTGTGCACACTCCCACATGTGAGAATCAAGAATGTCAATCTGGGTGAGCGATGCTGGAACCCCCAGCATCGAAAAAAACCAGTGCTGGTTCCAGTTGACAGAGTGGTGTTTGTAAAGAGCCCTGTAGGGTGTAGCGCACATTGTCCCCTCTCTGCCAGAATGTATGCCTGCGATGACAGACCAAGCTTTGTCCAGCTGTATCCTCAGCTGTGGTCCTATTGTCCCATCCCACCCTTGTCTAACAGATGCATTTAAAGCATCCGAAGACTCCAGAGACCAAGCTCCTCCTCTCAGCGCTTAACTCCTGCACAATCGTCCCTCAGGCCACTCCACGTCAAACTTCCGATTGTTGTTTCATCAAACCACAAAGCAGCTTGTGGGAAGAAAAGGGGTGGGTTAATTTAGAGGGGTCAGGTCACAGCCAACTAAACCGAAATACGCATAATCAACAAGCAGGGAGAAGAGTTTGTCCGACTACAATTGAAAATTCGCTCATTATGGCCTGGAAGGCCAAATGGAAGGCTTCACAGGGCCTCAAAACACTTTAGTAACCTCTTTACTTCATTATTACGTAATAAATCAATTCTTTGAGATTTTGGTTGTTAGCGAATGGTAAGAGTATATGTTCTTTTCCTCACCCCTCATCCCCTTCCCCTGCAGGTACTGTAACCAGGTGCTGAGTAAGGAGATCGATGAGAGCGTGACTTTGCTCCTGCAGGAACTGGTTCGTTTCCAAGAGCGGGTCTACCAGAAGGATCCCACAAAGGCCAAATCCAAGCGGCGCCTGGTCATGGGGCTCAGAGAGGTCACCAAGCACATGAAGCTACAAACCATCAAATGTGTCATCATCTCCCCTAACTGCGAGAAGATCCAGGCCAAAGGTGAgtggttttgtgttgttttttgggaagaaagaacaaacaaaaaacctcacttatttatttattatgtttCAGGTGGTCTGGATGAAGCCTTGTATAATGTCATCGCCATGGCTCGAGAACAGGAGATCCCATTTGTGTTTGCTTTGGGCAGGAAAGCTCTCGGACGATGCGTCAACAAGCTGGTGCCTGTCAGCGTGGTCGGCATTTTTAACTTTTCCGGAGCTGAGGTCAGAGACTGTCAGAGAAGAGAAGCTTAAGGGCTGTTCCTCACTAATCTGTTCTTATTTCATACAGTGACTCTTTCTCTTTCAGAGTCTCTTCAACCAGCTGGTTTCTCTTACTGAAGAAGCCAGGAAGGCCTATAAAGACATGGTGTcagctctggagcaggagcagactgAGGAAGCGCTGAAGAATGAAAAGAAGGTCCCACACCAAATGGGTCATTACCGGAACcattctgctgcctctgctgtctctttttgctccattttctccGAACCCATCTCAGAGGTCAACGAAAAGGAGTATGGTAAGCATTAGGAACTCCAGTTtgttattttttgggggggagttTGATGAGAAAATGGAGAATAACCAACAAGCCAACTATTTCAGAGACGAACTGGAGGAGTATGGTCGAGACATCAGATGCCTTGGAGCCATTGGAAACTGAGCCGAGTCGACCCGCACGATCAACCAACCAGAAGGAGAGTGATGTTTTGGCAGCCAGCTCTGGCAGCGCTCCATCTGGCTCCACCGCTGCCCAGCCCAGGGCAGCACCCCCAACACAGGGCACAGGGGAGAAGGAAGAGGTCCGTGTGGACGACCGGCTGGAGCTGGCCTCTCAGCAGAGCACAGAGACGGGCTCTTTGGACGGGAGCTGCAGGGGCCCCCTgaactcctccatcacttccacCACTTCCACCCTGGTGCCTGGCATGttagaggaagcagaggaggaggaagaggaggaggacgactaCACTCCCAAGCCCGTTTCGGTGGAGCCCACCCGCAGCAGCCGCATTGAATCATGGGTGTCTAAGACCCTGGAGAACCTGCAGTTAGGAAAGAGTCAGGACAgtacagaagaagaggaggaggaggaggaagaagaagaagatgatgatgatgacagaggGCAGAGTGATGCTGAGGAGGACTTGGACTCAGCAGACGTCACAGAGGCATCAATGTCAAGCAAAGAGAAGGTGGAAGCAAAGCTTCCTGGATGACGACCTCACAGGAATTAATTTGCTCTGTTGCACTCACCATTCACCTGTCttcacagcagcttctgtctcCGTAACCCCTGACAACCAGACATAATCTCAGGTACCCAAAAGTCATCTGACCAAAACACACAtcatggaaacacacaccaaacagccAGGACAGTTTCAAGAGTTAATAagacttaaaaaacaaaacaaaaaaaacattctcttaacattctgaaaattaaaaaaattaaaaaaaagtaaaatctacaacattaattttgtttttatttcattttagaaCTTACATTTTTTTAACTCACAGGTTACAGTTGGAGTAAAACTGTCATAGGAATCTACACCAAAACCTCTGATTAAATGCTCTTTTAAACAAAGGCGACGCCCTCAGTTCTGCTCACACGTTAACCTGCAACACTTGAAtccattttctttccctcctgttATTTTTACAGTCGGGGATGTTTGTGACGGCAACTGACTAGAGCTGAGTTGAACTGTTTGTAGTTCACGCGGGAACCTTTTCAGTACCTGTCTCACTTTACAAAGAGCGTGGAAGATCGCAGCTCTGCTAGTATTAGTGTGACTGTCGTGCATGCACATATTGTATTTAACCTTACTTTTGCAGAGCTTTAtctttataaatattttttttaaagtctggcTGCTTTACATGTGAATGGGAGATGTGTGCTTTCTTGTCTTTGTTGGACTCATTGATGTTTTCTTCCTAAAATATAAAAGTGTCAGGGGTTCTGTCTTTCCAACGAGACTGCTCCCATCTGTCTTCagtgttttaaaaaacaaaaagcaagaGGCGCGTCTGCATCCAGATAATTCAAACAACTTCTAAGAAGCCCAATAAGCTTTGTGTATATAAAGTCTGTGTGGCTGCGGCCTGCACCAGTCTTATACTGGTTTTGGTGTAATTGAGAGCTTTTTCTCCCACAGGAATCGATTCAGTTTAAGCCAATCTCATCCTCTGTATTCAGCTGATTAACTTTTTGTATCAACATTAAATCATTCCATTTGGAATAGTGTGCTATTGTGTTCATAACAGCAGATCTCAGTAACTGAATGGAT
Proteins encoded in this region:
- the secisbp2l gene encoding selenocysteine insertion sequence-binding protein 2-like, producing MLLTDMDASDNKDVKLSAEVEPFIPQRKGLDGTLVGMSLSGEAGGVSGGVETTPIPSYLITCYPFVQENQPNRQHPMYNGGELRWQQPNPSPGGSYLAYPILSSPQPPVSNDYAYYQIMPAPCPPVMGFYQPFHGAYAGPMQTGVVSPVSADVSERPLPLGLPYGMASQRGRGMVRPNVLSKQQLGICQSPRGRRPPTRSVAVQKEVCTFSPDGRTKTVMLVDAAQQTDFPGEVSGRSAVERVSPQLWKSRTKRRRASNSGEIYSEQGATEADIDSDSGYCSPKHNQAQGATQRTENTAASTGVEAGVMTAGTWVNVTSRPLQKSWGDRNGQFYRAGQRKNPEQRNFSQDFHNGYTGHGPSNQSEPRLQPAVATPEPLYFEDEDEFPDLTNERGVQRNTRPESNSMQTHIQPKLPKNLLENLPENSPINIVQTPIPITTSVPKRAKSQRKKALAAALATAQEYSEISMEQKKLQETFTKTAGKKSKTSVELDLGDMLAALEKQQQAMKARQLNNTKPLSFTVGTTSPFHGSGSNSMSSMLKGQQQPYSAPHNPLDSTAPRVKRGKEREIPKVKRPTALKKIILKEREGKKGKTSVDSESSGQEENREECLHFTDDLTQEPTSQDENGLSVPSDTSLSPASQNSPYSITPVSQGSPASSGIGSPMASNAITKIHSRRFREYCNQVLSKEIDESVTLLLQELVRFQERVYQKDPTKAKSKRRLVMGLREVTKHMKLQTIKCVIISPNCEKIQAKGGLDEALYNVIAMAREQEIPFVFALGRKALGRCVNKLVPVSVVGIFNFSGAESLFNQLVSLTEEARKAYKDMVSALEQEQTEEALKNEKKVPHQMGHYRNHSAASAVSFCSIFSEPISEVNEKEYETNWRSMVETSDALEPLETEPSRPARSTNQKESDVLAASSGSAPSGSTAAQPRAAPPTQGTGEKEEVRVDDRLELASQQSTETGSLDGSCRGPLNSSITSTTSTLVPGMLEEAEEEEEEEDDYTPKPVSVEPTRSSRIESWVSKTLENLQLGKSQDSTEEEEEEEEEEEDDDDDRGQSDAEEDLDSADVTEASMSSKEKVEAKLPG